A genomic region of Solanum dulcamara chromosome 2, daSolDulc1.2, whole genome shotgun sequence contains the following coding sequences:
- the LOC129880466 gene encoding uncharacterized protein LOC129880466, whose amino-acid sequence MSRVFDAMAGEDEEGNSTADVAVAVEIHQLQIPISRVKKIMKLDQDINKINSEALHLIASSTELFIELLAEKSAQVALEKKRKTINLEHLRVAVKRHQPTSDFLFDSLPIPSQPSDRSPKVQSRPRSSTIKPLPSGTRRIEAFFQKCT is encoded by the coding sequence ATGAGCAGAGTTTTCGACGCAATGGCCGGAGAGGATGAAGAAGGAAACTCCACCGCCGACGTCGCTGTCGCCGTAGAGATCCACCAACTCCAGATTCCGATAAGCAGAGTGAAGAAAATCATGAAACTGGACCAGGACATCAACAAGATAAACTCAGAAGCTCTACATCTGATCGCTAGTTCCACCGAGCTTTTCATCGAATTATTAGCAGAAAAATCTGCCCAAGTCgctttggagaagaagagaaaaaccaTAAACCTCGAGCATTTAAGAGTTGCCGTAAAAAGGCATCAACCTACGAGCGATTTCCTTTTCGACTCGCTTCCCATACCTTCACAGCCGTCCGATCGGTCTCCGAAGGTTCAAAGTCGTCCTCGATCATCGACAATTAAGCCACTTCCTTCAGGAACTCGAAGAATTGAGGCATTCTTTCAGAAGTGCACTTAA